The following are encoded together in the Bombus affinis isolate iyBomAffi1 chromosome 6, iyBomAffi1.2, whole genome shotgun sequence genome:
- the LOC126918074 gene encoding intermembrane lipid transfer protein VPS13A-like isoform X2, protein MFEGAIAAFLNRLLGKYIEDLDTEQFNVGIFSGDTCLTDLKLKPEALYQFGLPIKVEIGLIGRIVLKIPWSGLFSQPIILCIEDIYIVAVPATYGPYDAEVQKKLIRAEKKKILEDLKEDEAFKTELFDNLLASVTKNFQISINNVHIRYEEKLNGSLCACGVCIQSISVMTTNSKWKPGVCASNLSTIYQLIRAESLSIYMDHDTESALTSTQCDWNMFSLLAWKSTMHRALQTFGMKNKEFQFLLKPFTAKIKVIIHKGNETQTSRMLVDIVLHDVAMQVSKVQYITFCHLYNSLSRAIINKPYIKYRPNDNVKENPTAWWKYAYNSILDYNVRPYTWSRVSEHRKNYRKYKEACLQNLLRPNDTELKLDLQKYEDRLTILNMVIAREHAKQELKNKTIEEKHQSMNTSISLQNVVENTTLIKEVQNNDTQGQQIKASLHHITNDSGRKIKLEKLPQPIDYKFNFTLANCCLSLLSYNREILVVTVTQLLTSVEIRPLLSAFKVSARAESFVIEGVSAEGDLVPLITVDNVLTGNVSTNFLAVDFEKNGENVDPTFDISIKLEAIEVTYYHHAMVEIIQFFKLNNSDMQTTILWAYKLYEYIKRNYLVLVDNILSQTLRINFKVDIKGPYIIFPEQGSIQKGGHILVMDFGNMSLSNELQSTNLQLEDATLMELEELLYDRIHIEFSGAQVLFCHSGDDWRSARKKKDSEYHFLPKIQATTTISCSIKPEYHQLPRIKINVSISSIKFNLSENKIRLIAHFLNLLLLAYQQNVEKYRGNMKQYAYKENLNKIFISMKDLKNVQRSVCLSSIEMIQNKITHVSKELLTNHVQKLDRSVVSSEVSEEDLELLSKTISLSGFDDNVSPYNHINFLLRFAIGELSVHLGIIHYGREEPYLNLRLHGLYCETAIMEYGPAVQFGVGSILLVDKTNAGVTGSYLELISTEEPHEVFIISYRKVKSNCPDFKSHFKSIERSLVVNILNININLHRPAVLKIQEYWYNLANIFENNNLLDFAESICYKIAHWKTKEDDPPIPPGAIKLNYSARLSALVVRFCDKDLDLIQIQVLGLENDCIYNANERMVLRVHLRHLSIEDLSEDTLYSKILTTEEDKVFDLKYVRHMPRLYTCSDIDTKQDDVMSDGTFKLSIGRMNCVLICKILYDLKYFLAPFTSTYFLQFKKYLVEKLMDGIGEFKKSATKLHIFIDIQGPIFLLPQRKEVPSLLVLNTGALSVENFFKKSDHSTQSVKIPSSDSNQLIIDNILVKLNNMTVSRAIMTLSRDLEIQEPIVEPVHIRFDIKRKTEYRSAMEFQTYGLFNIQGSMDFAYINLSQRDLKSSILVWKDNVSKIILFKDTYYNEMQSAMTSQLKKISNEEAMVKKLEDFLTHNENSVCEINTKLSLEGLQLNLFLDSEEVLSSPVRDLNHGLCRLMFGEIINTYAFYSDRSLKMKLSLQSYLLQDTRKDSQTIRKIIQSPARQIGMQPESCISISMSPIVDVMYTRTPAGEKCYDVLIQEVRINLSVPFVMHLTRYIMDSFPGDQVDEGIVNHGYENNSSTTNRDVTTTERNKLKYAQYFTEEPDATVSVRIHKPEILLFGDLKANNAHMILLQAEMSIESSRHSCSSSIVYTLTDVRAKSKKQGNYSHHIPFWLLCPCDIEICRKEEAPEFNVNYIVTVNKIDVHVSAEIIHTFINILNEATSFIDSINVKLEDRFTNQDFNMHTNLWTPKKISNVPYKKLHDDDSHLIYECNDRVVTFNVKPLILCLLLEIEYAMERFSVIKMESTITISINDWFNDFNLESNVKIHAFCYNMDYKNWEPLIDLCSEDDMNYKPWEFTIKMRHGEAFMINSNSTDSYQHIKQDASKVKKKSFRNIDQDVTDMVFITPDHLNVAKSSETEMYSTYEEDSDTDDEEGQKKLTRTSNYLFNSNSSGDEDSDSDDTSTNEDEGLELTPECNVDSFGPLGRESIKSNDTAVYIIVSTEEKLNVVITPNLIIVVDIIMNAFKQATSGIPIVPTSMKKLNLQNDIGHESRIELLVPDENNENATRIIASQDYHDISPSASIPSSPEAEPHSGLASPQLVDNEMDFADPDTNLQNHSMPMQEIFEKDSSISIYKTITGEVLRVIFKGFEDVLVYCPKRQGCNLIPLRPIRHDVRYHLIIEATINNYLYRTITVRSPLLFRNETSYALGLYYKKSLLDKLGLTCIGKPTNPFDDNIRMTIIEPDSTYSIPLYIAYHFPIYILPAYLEKYQVSEEGIYWKELSATINVIKDICCKMKDDESNSVFYVKVSCNEIPVIARSSCHVPNYLINIYPPFIFNNQLPFVIDVYIPAINYEVKIEPGERINMHSLSCNIDVQFTFKIQNYLGAYWTGTTKLNTNLGKKFVVMNADSELESAKPFLLCIELCKITSWHIVIQSQYWMINKSGLPLYIQECYSHIINEIPEEELMVFSQKNNRKTTVRLRAHQSEWSLPFGLEGITSMSLIVCKDIERGRKYRILTEIESSRLSPNFTKIITFLPCFYITNKMKRTIRFMEENDQADLWNDLLSGQSLPFWPVTESMKMRIKWRNSQLVSQHFGITHVGKTVLRMDNGSAVSVEIKGGINSPYHVTFQKYMAGDIPLRIDNFCDDLFLKISQCNLGQVVLINPFQSLLYTWDDPTKSRELIWNVYNNKRTGYNARFERDGYGQEIVPLVIVDNSNSRVSSTSSIKSQNNKLTWLESKSGSFNNENNDCDNDIKSPMLKNAQENKTVVYWVSYMEGNQRILLFTQQETVFLKAKSIVDPEPSKKEVFLSFAGIGISIITKSNENLKELVYANITDSAAHWELYFDKRWKSLSLELSAWIESKYVNSCKKAQLENFIDVDLVKMHMTKPFFGKLRRTYSPGIWLHCRKSMSLTYLQGYIHRIQVDNQIRNTTFPVILYSNLQKSIIKYAGNHKLKHCIEFTCLKQRKLNYNVYKNICVIVREFDLNLQEGFLLSLIDLIPKKPETKYSIAAKLRKDVSTIHILPSNKANNKTTVKRNNVIEHMYISPILIRLILLADTERPNIYNISDIADYKNIVRFIFEYSEKGGSEKHAEFRLPYYERNFIAINTKEILFDLSRSYVAQTMQQFHVLIRSTTVLGNQCGYNFRSPGDNFYESNTLILCGDEIAEKLSYEVACQLGYATPDTTQISVFNFNIEPRIVKMKEPCIQNKDVPPLNLSIRTSFATEIELETCSLVTAFISSIHQEELKYFFKTLGKKTSIFFNTESSSLKAYSKVIADIIKRAQEIGHKFISRIRLPRYINPYKGVEIFSMHKAKGMHLLSVINKNPGIETDTYWAHTILSNDGKHIALVSLQRLYFIEKGCTWGSLNVKWTLETHQLLSPPTIVNNKLILHVNKNEGTLSPMVDWYLESEATDILEWLCQKINIAMILNMENSICSKQVV, encoded by the exons ATGTTCGAAGGTGCCATAGCGGCGTTCTTGAATCGGCTTTTGGGGAAGTATATCGAGGATTTAGATACCGAGCAGTTCAACGTTGGTATCTTTTCTGGCGATACTTGCCTTACCGATCTTAAATTAAAACCTGAAGCTCTG TATCAATTTGGTCTGCCTATTAAAGTGGAAATTGGTCTAATAGGAAGGATTGTTTTAAAGATACCATGGTCTGGATTATTTTCTCAGCCAATTATTCTTTGTATCGAG GATATTTATATAGTGGCTGTGCCTGCTACCTATGGTCCATATGATGCAGAAGTACAAAAGAAGTTGATAAGggcagaaaaaaagaaaatattagaaGATTTAAAGGAAGATGAAGCATTCAAAACAG aattatttGATAATTTGCTGGCATCTGTGAcaaaaaatttccaaattagtaTAAATAATGTACATATTAGATATGAAGAAAAGCTAAATGGATCTCTATGTGCTTGTGGTGTCTGTATTCAAAGTATATCAGTTATGACTACAAATag TAAGTGGAAACCTGGTGTTTGTGCTAGTAATTTGAGTACAATTTACCAATTAATAAGGGCAGAATCCTTAAGCATATATATGGATCATGATACAGAATCTGCTCTTACGAGCACACAATGTGATTGGAATATGTTCAGTCTTCTAGCATGGAAAAGTACAATGCACAGAGCTTTACAAACCTTTGGCATGAAGAACAAAGAGTTCCAATTTT TACTAAAACCATTCACTGCAAAGATAAAAGTAATTATACATAAAGGTAATGAGACACAAACATCTCGTATGTTGGTTGATATTGTCCTTCATGATGTGGCAATGCAAGTTTCCAAAGTGCAATATATTACTTTTTGTCATCTTTATAATTCGTTGTCACGTGCAATAATCAATAA accatatataaaatatcgtcCAAACGATAATGTAAAGGAAAATCCAACAGCTTGGTGGAAGTATGCTTACAATTCCATTTTAGATTACAATGTAAGACCCTATACATGGTCAAGGGTCAGTGAGCACAGGAAAAACTACAGGAAGTATAAAGAAGCATGCTTGCAGAACTTGTTGCGACCAAATGATACAGAACTAAAACTGgatttacaaaaatatgaagATCGTCTGACTATTTTAAATATGGTAATAGCTAGAGAGCATGCTAAACaggaattgaaaaataaaacgattgAAGAGAAACATCAAAGTATGAATACCAGTATTTCATTACAAAATGTAGTAGAAAACACAACATTGATTAAAGAAGTACAAAATAATGATACACAAGGACAACAAATTAAAGCATCATTGCATCATATTACTAATGATTCAGGAAGGAAGATAAAACTGGAAAAACTACCCCAACCAATAG ATTATAAATTCAATTTTACTTTAGCAAACTGCTGTTTGAGTCTTTTAAGCTATAATAGAGAAATTCTTGTTGTAACTGTAACTCAGCTCTTAACGAGTGTTGAAATACGTCCTCTGCTGTCTGCTTTCAAAGTGTCTGCCCGAGCCGAGAGTTTTGTAATCGAAGGCGTTTCTGCAGAAGGTGACCTAGTGCCATTAATCACGGTCGACAATGTTTTGACAG GGAATGTATCAACTAACTTCTTGGCAGTAGATTTTGAAAAGAACGGGGAAAACGTGGATCCAACTTTCGACATTTCTATAAAGCTGGAAGCTATAGAAGTGACTTATTATcat CATGCCATGgtagaaattattcaatttttcaaacTTAATAATTCGGATATGCAAACGACAATTTTGTGGGCGTATAAATTGTAcgaatatataaaaagaaattatctGGTTTTGGTAGATAATATTCTTTCTCAAACACTTCGGATTAATTTCAAAGTAGACATTAAAGGACCATACATCATATTTCCTGAACAAGGATCGATACAAAA AGGTGGACATATTCTTGTCATGGATTTTGGTAATATGAGTTTGTCTAATGAACTACAGTCTACAAACTTGCAACTTGAAGATGCGACACTCATGGAATTGGAAGAATTACTTTACGACAGAATACATATTGAATTTTCTGGAGCACAAGTATTATTTTGTCATTCAG gAGATGATTGGAGGTCAGCTAGAAAAAAGAAGGATTCTGAGTATCATTTTTTACCAAAGATACAAGCAACTACAACTATTTCATGTAGTATAAAACCAGAATACCATCAGTTACCAAG GATTAAAATCAATGTGTCCATTTCgagtataaaatttaatttatcagAAAATAAAATACGACTGATTGCTCATTTCTTGAATTTATTACTATTGGCGTATCAACAGAATGTAGAGAAGTACAGGGGCAATATGAAACAATATGCTTATAAAGAAAACTTGAACAAAATTTTCATATCCATGAAAGACCTTAAAAATGTGCAACGTAGCGTATGTCTGTCATCGATTGAAATGATACAAAATAAAATCACGCATGTGTCTAAGGAACTTTTGACGAATCATGTTCAAAAACTCGATAG AAGTGTTGTGTCTTCTGAGGTCAGTGAAGAAGACTTGGAATTACTATCAAAGACGATAAGTCTGTCTGGATTTGATGACAACGTATCTCCATATAATCACATCAATTTCTTGTTGAGATTTGCTATTGGAGAG CTGTCAGTTCATTTGGGAATAATTCATTATGGAAGAGAAGAACCTTACTTGAATTTAAGATTGCATGGGTTGTATTGCGAAACCGCGATAATGGAATATGGACCTGCTGTACAATTTGGTGTAGGATCTATTCTTTTAGTAGATAAAACAAATGCTGGAGTAACTGGATCATACTTAGAATTAATATCTACTGAAGAGCCGCACGAAGTTTTTATTATATCGTATCGTAAG gtCAAATCGAACTGTCCTGATTTCAAATCCCACTTCAAAAGTATTGAACGATCTCTTGTCGTAAATATATTGAACATCAATATAAATCTCCACAGACCTGCAGTATTGAAAATACAAGAATACTGGTATAATTTGGCTAA CATTTTTGAAAACAATAATCTTCTTGACTTCGCGGAGAGCATATGCTACAAAATTGCACATTGGAAAACGAAAGAAGACGATCCACCTATCCCACCTG GTGCTATCAAATTGAATTATTCTGCTCGACTAAGCGCTCTAGTGGTAAGATTTTGCGATAAGGATTTAGATTTAATACAAATACAGGTCTTGGGACTGGAAAACGATTGCATTTACAATGCTAATGAAAGAATGGTATTGCGTGTACATCTTAGACATCTATCGATTGAAGATTTGAGCGAGGATACACTTTATTCCAAA aTTTTAACCACAGAAGAGGATAAGGTTTTTGATTTAAAATATGTGAGGCATATGCCAAGATTATACACATGTTCGGATATCGATACAAAGCAAGATGATGTAATGTCGGATGGAACATTTAAGCTTTCCATTGGAAGAATGAATTGTGTACTTATTTGCAAAATTCTATATGATTTGAag TATTTTTTAGCGCCATTTACTTCAACGTATTTCTTGCAATTTAAGAAATACTTAGTTGAGAAACTCATGGATGGGATTGGAGAATTCAAAAAAAGTGCAACGAAATTGCATATATTTATTGATATTCAAGGTCCCATATTTTTGTTGCCACAGCGTAAAGAAGTTCCAAGTCTGTTGGTATTAAATACAGGTGCATTATCAGTTGAAAATTTCTTCAAAAAGAGTGATCACTCTACTCAAAGTGTTAAAATACCCAGCAGTGACTCAAACCAATTAATAATTGACAATATTctagtaaaattaaataatatgacTGTGTCCAGGGCAATTATGACACTCAGTCGTGATCTAGAAATCCAA GAACCAATTGTCGAACCGGTACATATTCGTTttgatattaaaagaaaaacagaataTCGCAGTGCAATGGAATTTCAAACATATGGGTTATTTAATATACAAGGTTCTATGGATTTTGCATATATTAATTTGAGCCAAAGAGATTTAAAGTCTAGTATACTAGTGTGGAAAGACAATGTatccaaaattattttatttaaagatacatactataacgaaatgcaATCTGCAATGACGAgccaattaaaaaaaattagtaATGAAGAAGCAATGGTAAAGAAATTGGAAGATTTTCTCACACATAATGAAAATTCTGTATGTGAAATTAATACCAAATTAAGCCTAGAAGGGTTGCAGttaaatttgtttttagatTCAGAGGAG GTATTAAGTTCACCCGTCCGTGATTTGAATCACGGCTTATGTAGACTAATGTTcggagaaataattaatacatatGCGTTTTACAGTGATAGAAGTTTGAAGATGAAATTATCTCTTCAAAGTTATCTTTTGCAAGACACTCGAAAAGATTCTCAGACTATCAGAAA GATAATTCAATCACCAGCAAGACAAATAGGAATGCAACCTGAATCTTGTATATCCATATCAATGTCTCCTATTGTTGATGTTATGTATACTCGTACGCCAGCTGGAGAAAAATGTTACGATGTACTTATTCAGGAAGTAAGAATAAACTTATCGGTGCCATTCGTGATGCACCTGACTCGGTATATTATGGATTCTTTCCCGGGTGATCAAGTTGATGAAGGAATTGTTAATCATGGATACGAAAATAATAGTTCTACTACA AACAGAGATGTTACTACtacagaaagaaataaattaaaatacgctCAATATTTTACAGAAGAACCAG atGCTACAGTATCTGTAAGGATACACAAGCCTGAGATTTTGCTTTTCGGAGATTTGAAAGCAAACAATGCACATATGATTTTATTACAAGCAGAAATGTCGATCGAGAGTAGTAGACATAGCTGCTCATCATCGATCGTTTATACGTTAACTGACGTACGTGCCAAATCAAAGAAACAAGGGAATTACTCGCACCATATTCCCTTCTGGTTATTATGTCCCTGTGATATTGAAATTTGTAGAAAAGAAGAAGCACCTGAATTCAATGTCAATTATATTGTCACAGTGAATAAAATTGATGTTCACGTCTCCGCAGAAATTATACATACATTTATCAAT ATATTGAATGAAGCTACAAGCTTTATAGATAGTATCAATGTGAAACTAGAAGACAGATTCACAAATCAAGATTTTAACATGCACACTAATTTGTGGACACCAAAGAAAATTTCGAACGTGCcatataaaaaattgcatgatG ATGATTCACATCTAATCTATGAATGTAACGATCGAGTGGTAACTTTTAATGTGAAACCATTAATATTGTGTTTACTACTAGAGATAGAATATGCAATGGAACGATTTTCTGTTATAAAAATGGAGAGTACAATTACAATTTCTATTAATGATTGGTTCAATGATTTTAATCTAGAATCGAATGTAAAAATTCATGCATTCTGTTATAATATGGATTACAAAAATTGGGAACCTCTGATTGATTTGTGTTCAGAAGATGATATGAATTACAAACCATGGGAATTTACAATAAAG ATGCGTCATGGTGAAGCATTCATGATAAATTCAAATTCAACCGATTCATACCAGCATATAAAACAGGATGCATCAAAAGTCAAGAAAAAGAGTTTTAGAAATATCGATCAGGATGTTACAGATATGGTTTTTATAACTCCAGACCATTTAAATGTAGCAAAATCAAGTG AGACAGAAATGTATTCGACATATGAAGAAGACTCTGATACAGATGACGAAGAAGGACAGAAAAAGTTAACTAGAACTTCTAATTATTTGTTCAATAGTAACAGTAGTGGGGATGAGGACAGTGATAGTGATGATACCAGCACAAACGAAGATGAAGGATTAGAATTGACACCGGAGTGCAATGTGGATTCTT TTGGACCGCTCGGCCGCGAATCAATAAAATCAAACGATACAGCGGTATACATTATCGTATCAACGGAAGAAAAGCTCAATGTAGTAATTACGCCAAATTTAATTATCGTGGTAGATATTATCATGAACGCATTTAAACAAGCCACTAGTGGAATACCGATTGTACCTACTAGTATGAAGAAATTAAATCTTCAAAACGATATTGGTCATGAGAGCCGAATAGAGCTTCTTGTTCCAGACGAA AATAACGAAAACGCAACTCGAATTATTGCCAGTCAAGATTACCATGATATTAGTCCATCCGCAAGTATTCCTAGCAGTCCAGAAGCGGAGCCTCATTCTGGACTTGCAAGTCCGCAATTAGTTGACAATGAAATGGATTTTGCTGATCCCGACACAAATTTACAGAATCATTCAATGCCAATGCAGGAAATATTTGAGAAAGATTCCTCAATCAGTATATACAAAACAATTACTGGAGAAGTTTTACGAGTCATTTTTAAAG GATTTGAGGATGTACTGGTATACTGTCCTAAAAGGCAGGGGTGTAACTTAATTCCACTCCGACCTATCAGACACGATGTGCGCTATCACTTGATCATAGAAGCTACTATTAATAATTACTTATATCGTACAATTACTGTACGATCACCTTTATTG TTTCGCAATGAAACTTCGTACGCATTGGGTCTTTATTACAAGAAGTCATTGTTGGATAAATTGGGACTCACATGTATCGGTAAACCTACAAATCCTTTTGATGACAATATCAGGATGACAATCATCGAACCTGATTCCACTTATAGCATTCCTTTATACATAGCCTATCATTTTCCTATATATATACTGCCTGCTTATTTAGa AAAATATCAGGTAAGCGAGGAGGGAATTTACTGGAAAGAGCTAAGTGCAACAATAAACGTGATTAAGGATATATGTTGCAAAATGAAGGACGATGAAAGTAATTCTGTATTTTACGTCAAAGTTTCTTGTAATGAAATTCCAGTAATCGCAAGATCAAGTTGTCACGTACCGAATTATTTGATAAACATTTATCCTCCATTTATTTTCAACAATCAACTACCATTCGTTATAGATGTTTATATACCTGCTATTAATTACGAAGTAAAAATTGAACCAGGGGAAAGAATAAACATGCACTCGTTGAGTTGTAATATTGATGTCCAATTTACTTTTAAG ATTCAAAATTATTTGGGTGCATATTGGACTGGAACGACGAAACTGAACACGAACTTGGGGAAGAAATTTGTTGTTATGAACGCTGATAGCGAGCTAGAATCGGCAAAACCATTTTTATTATGTATAGAATTGTGTAAAATTACAAGTTGGCATATTGTTATTCAATCTCAATATTGGATGATAAATAAATCCGGACTACCTTTATACATTCAG GAATGCTACTCCCATATAATTAACGAAATACCAGAAGAAGAACTGATGGTGTTCTCTCAGAAGAATAATAGAAAGACTACAGTCAGATTGAGAGCTCATCAGTCTGAATGGTCTTTGCCTTTTGGATTGGAAGGAATTACTTCCATGTCTTTGATTGTGtgcaaagatatagaaagaggaagaaagtaCAGAATTCTAACAGAGATTGAAAGTTCTCGTCTTTCTCCTAACTTCACGAAGATTATCACGTTTCTTCCATGTTTCTATATTACTAACAAGATGAAAAGAACCATTAGATTTATGGAGGAAAATGATCAAGCAGATTTGTGGAATGATCTTCTTTCTGGACAAAGTCTACCATTTTGGCCGGTTACGGAATCAATGAAGATGAGAATAAAGTGGAGAAACAGTCAATTGGTATCGCAACACTTCGGTATTACACATGTGGGAAAAACTGTATTAAGAATGGATAACGGA TCAGCAGTTAGCGTAGAAATCAAAGGTGGTATTAATTCTCCATATCATGTTACATTCCAAAAATACATGGCGGGTGATATACCTTTAAGGATAGACAACTTTTGTGatgatttatttttaaaaattagtcAGTGTAATTTGGGTCAAGTAGTCCTGATAAATCCATTCCAAAGTCTATTATATACATGGGACGATCCCACCAAGTCCAGAGAACTTATTTGGAATGTGTACAATAATAAAAGAACTGGATACAATGCAAGATTTGAAAgg GATGGATATGGACAAGAAATTGTACCACTTGTAATCGTTGACAACTCTAACAGCAGAGTATCCTCTACTTCTTCAATTAAATCTCAAAACAATAAATTAACTTGGTTGGAAAGCAAATCTGGAAGTTTTAATAATGAAAACAATGATTGCGACAATGATATAAAATCACCAATGTTGAAAAATGCACAGGAAAATAAAACGGTAGTTTATTGGGTCAGTTACATGGAAGGAAATCAAAGAATTTTGTTATTCACTCAACAGGAAACAGTTTTTTTAAAAGCGAAGAGTATAGTCGATCCTGAACCTAGTAAAAAGGAGGTATTTCTTTCCTTTGCTGGTATTGGAATCAGTATT ATAACAAAATCTAATGAGAATCTAAAAGAACTAGTGTATGCTAACATAACAGATTCTGCAGCTCATTGGGAACTTTATTTTGACAAGAGATGGAAGAGTTTATCTTTAGAACTGAGTGCTTGGATAGAGAGCAAATATGTAAATTCTTGTAAAAAAGCACAGCTAGAAAATTTCATTGAT GTTGATCTTGTAAAAATGCACATGACCAAACCGTTCTTCGGAAAATTAAGAAGGACTTATTCTCCAGGAATTTGGTTGCATTGCAGGAAGTCTATGTCACTCACTTATTTACAAGGCTATATTCATAGGATACAG GTGGATAATCAAATTCGTAATACTACGTTCCCAGTGATTTTGTATTCAAATTTGCAAAAGAGTATCATTAAATATGCAGGCAATCATAAATTGAAGCACTGTATAGAATTTACATGTTTGAAACAAAGGAAACTAAATTACAACGTTTACAA GAATATTTGTGTCATAGTTAGAGAATTTGATCTGAATTTACAAGAGggctttcttctttctctgaTCGATCTAATTCCAAAAAAACCAGAAACTAAGTATTCTATTGCAGCAAAACTAAGAAAGGATGTTTCCACCATTCATATCTTGCCTTCCAATAAAGctaataat AAGACAACTGTTAAAAGGAATAATGTGATagaacatatgtatatttctcCAATCTTAATACGCTTAATATTGTTGGCTGATACAGAAAGACCTAACATTTATAACATTAGTGATATAGCAGATTATAAGAATATTGTTCgatttatttttgaatattcTGAGAAGGGAGGGTCTGAAAAACACGCTGAATTTCG ACTTCCATATTATGAAAGAAACTTTATCGCAATTAACACTAAAGAAATTCTGTTTGATCTATCACGATCTTACGTGGCTCAAACTATGCAACAATTTCATGTTTTGATTCGTTCCACTACAGTCTTAGGAAATCAATGCGGCTACAACTTTAGATCACCAGGAGACAATTTTTATGAATCTAATACA TTGATTTTATGTGGAGACGAAATAGCAGAAAAATTAAGTTACGAAGTGGCATGTCAATTGGGTTATGCTACCCCTGACACCACACAAATATCAGTCTTTAATTTTAACATTGAGCCTCGTATAGTTAAG ATGAAGGAACCGTGTATTCAAAATAAAGATGTTCCTCCCTTGAATCTTTCAATTCGTACTTCGTTTGCTACAGAAATTGAACTAGAAACCTGCAGCTTAGTAACTGCCTTTATTAGCA GTATTCATCAAGAAgaattgaaatatttcttcaaaactTTGGGGAAGAAAACgtcgatattttttaatactGAAAGTTCCTCTTTAAAAGCTTATTCAAAAGTAATAGCGGATATTATAAAAAG GGCACAAGAAATAGGTCATAAGTTCATATCTCGTATACGTTTACCACGCTATATCAATCCTTACAAG GGAGTTGAAATATTTTCGATGCATAAGGCAAAAGGAATGCATCTTCTAAGTGTAATTAATAAGAATCCAGGTATTGAAACAGACACATATTGGGCACATACTATCTTATCAAACGATGGAAAACATATAGCTCTTGTTTCATTGCA GCGATTATATTTTATTGAGAAAGGTTGTACCTGGGGATCCTTAAATGTAAAATGGACTTTAGAGACTCATCAATTACTATCACCTCCAACAATAGTTAACAATAAACTTATCCTGCACGTAAACAAG AATGAAGGTACTTTGTCACCCATGGTAGATTGGTACCTGGAGAGTGAAGCAACAGACATTCTGGAGTGGCTGTGCCAGAAAATAAATATAGCGATGATCTTGAACATGGAGAACAGTATATGTTCAAAGCAAGTTGTATAA